The stretch of DNA tatctcACCCAAGCGGGCCGGGCCAGCTGCGGGTTGTGAAACGGGACAAATAAAGCCAACAGTCCTGAAAAAGTCAGTGCGAAGCGCGCGCGGTGCCCGTGCCGCGGGTCGTGGCTCTGACCCGGCCCGGTGCGCCCCTGTCCCCCGCAGCTGGGAACTGCTGGCTCCGGCAGGCGCGGAACGGCCGCTGCCAGGTCCTCTACAAGACCGACCTCAGCAAAGAGGAGTGCTGCAAGAGCGGCCGCCTGACGACCTCGTGGACGGAGGAGGACGTCAACGACAACACGCTCTTTAAGTGGATGATTTTTAATGGCGGAGCCCCCAACTGCATCCCGTGTAAAGGTGAGGGGGTCGGGAGCTGCGGGTGGCTCAGGGTTGGGGTGGGAGATGAGGGCTTGGGGTTGGCAgcgctgccctcctcctgcctgcctcACGTCCCAAAGCAGCACCAGGGGCAGAGGgactgcttctcctcctccgCACAGGTCAGCAGAAGATGAGGAGAGGGCTCTTCACGCATGGCCCTCCTGGCTCTGGGATTTCCCTCCAGTTCTGTTTCCTGCATGGTAGCAGTGTGAGGGGTGCTGTCTTTTTATGCCCCAGGGTCAcggtgtctttttttctttgagtattTTTGACATAAAGTCTCTTCTGCACACTTGGTACTAAAGTGGTGCCTCTTTCCTTCCATCAGAAACATGTGAGAACGTGGACTGTGGACCGgggaagaaatgtaaaatgaacaAGAAGAACAAACCTCGGTGTGTTTGTGCTCCGGATTGCTCTAATATCACTTGGAAGGGCCCCGTGTGTGGCTTAGATGGGAAAACCTACAGGAACGAGTGTGCCCTTCTCAAAGCCAGATGTAAAGAACAGCCCGAACTTGAAGTCCAGTATCAGGGCAAGTGCAAAAGTAGGTTTGCAAATCTCATCCAATCTCCATCAAATGGCATAGGGTGTCTGTCTTTGTAGGGAGGAGGAGCTGACATACTTCTCCACAGTAACGAGAGCTATGTTCCAACCACGCTCACAGACCAGGACATAGCTGGATTGATTGAGAGTTCCCCACAGTTTAGCAGCGCTTGTGTCCCTCATGCTACCCTGAGATGGAAAGGTCTCCAGCTGCCCTTAAACGAGGACTGCTGCTGAAGGCTTTTGTCTGATTGTTTGCATCATTTTGTCACCCATTCACTCCTCACTGGAGTGCTTACATCTCCTGTtaatcattttttgtttctgtctttatttcagAGACCTGTAGGGATGTTTTATGCCCAGGCAGCTCCACGTGTGTGGTGGATCAAACTAATAATGCCTACTGTGTGACATGTAACCGAATTTGCCCTGAGCCTACCTCCCCTGAACAGTATCTCTGCGGGAATGATGGCATAACTTACGCCAGTGCCTGCCACCTGAGAAAAGCAACCTGCCTGCTGGGCAGATCCATTGGATTAGCCTACGAGGGAAAATGCATCAGTAGGTATCTCAGCTGGAGGGCTAAGTGCAGGGGGAGCTTGCAGGCTCATCTGTTGTGTGGataggtggatggatggatggatggatggatggatggatggatggatggttggttggttggaagggggagggtggcaggaagggagggaaagacAGAGTAAGTTTGTGCTTTGGAGCAGGTAAGATTCCCAGCAgtcttggtttgttttctcctccaggagaaagcagagacagAGTGAGCTttgctccagaaaaaaaataaaacaaaattaaaataaaacagctgcaaaaggGGTGAGGGAGAAGAGGGCTTGATCCTGCTCCTCTTGCTGTCACTGTGGGTGCTGACATTAGTGTCCAAGAGAGAAGTACCCCCCATTAAGTAGATGATGACATGGTTACAGAATAACAAGGTCTTGATATTCAGTGGATCTGGATTCCTGGAAACAATTGTCTTCAAGTGGTCTTGGCAAACCTTGCATTAACTTAATTGGAAACATCtgattactttttcctctttaaaaatattgcagagtTTGGAGACAGTTAGTGGGTGAAGATAGGAAAATAACCTCTGTGTATGCTGACATTTTGCTCTGTGattttgagaaagaagaaacagtgaaGTATGTTGTGAGGAAGCAACTCTAGGGCAGCCTCTGCCCCTCCAAATTGCTGGCGAGATGCTGGGGAATCTCAGGCTGCTTTTGGTTGGCACAGCCTGAGGTGAATTCCCTTTCCAGTCTTTGTAGACAAGGGCTTTATGTGggttagtttaaaaataattgatttaGAAAAGCTGAATGTGTTGACAAATTCTCCACTTACCACTAATTTGGGGAGCTGAATTTCCACTGACAGCAAATGGAGCAAGAAGGTCATGTGCAATAGGCAAATGTGCTCCTAGGGCGAAGCTCCGTTGGCACAGCTGTCTTTCCTCCCCGATGTATAGACAGGCAATGGTGTCCAAGGGTCTACATGATTAAACCAGCAAGAATAATCTCAGCTactgcatttttgctttgtctATTCATTATTCATTGGGCGAAAAAGGAGTTTGGTGTTGTTAggtgttgcttttctttgtttcctttgtctGTTCACTTACCTCTAGTATCCCGTGTGTATTTTTAGAAGCGAAGTCCTGTGAAGATattcagtgcagtgctgggaagaaaTGCTTGTGGGATTTTAAGGTTGGCAGAGGTCGGTGTGCCCTCTGTGATGAGCTCTGCCCTGAAAGCAAGTCAGACgaggcagtctgtgccagtgatAACACGACTTATCCCAGCGAGTGTGCCATGAAGGAGGCAGCCTGCTCCATGGGCGTGCTTCTAGAAGTAAAGCACTCCGGATCTTGCAACTGTAAGTGAGATTTTTATCTCTGCAGACACTTAAGGCTTCTGAAGGCAATCCCTAGTTAATAAAGACTTACATCGTTAAACCTAAGAAAGCTTGATTTAGAGATTCAAGATATGGCGCATGTGCCATGTGAGTACGGATGTATCATGCACACACTTTGGTTACTGATAAAAAACAGTAGATCTCCAACAACCAGTTGGCTTTCAAGTTGGGGTGTTGGGTCTTTTCTGAGGACAATTCATTTTATCAGAAAGGGGTTGCCCTAGGAGCATAATTCTAGATATTTTCTCCTAATTTGTCTGCTCTCGTGTGCTTTGCTGATTGCTTTATTAACACTTGGATAAACTCTTAACTGTCCAAAAGAATGAGCCTGATGGTAGCACATGGGCACCTGGTTTAGCACAGTTGCCTCTACTAACTCTGAATGAAGGACACAAAGTAGTTAAACCTAGAACACAAGAGCgctttttatttgatttcaggAATCTGCCAATAAAACCTGAGCCATTGATTCTTCAGAACTTTCTGCAGTTATGACTTCATAGATTATGTATAAAAACCCTTATTGCATAACAGCAGATGCCAAAAAGCATCTCACTACAAGTCTCATAAAATGCAACGCTGTATTATGGCTGTTCAGAGGGCTTTGAAAACATGCACTGAGCTGCTTCTGCGCTGTTGTTGTCCTTATTTAAACAACAGCTCCCCTGTATTCCCCCATCTAGCCATTAATGAAGAcccagaggaagaagaggaagatgatgaCCAGGACTACAGCTTTCCTATATCTTCCATTCTAGAGTGGTAAAATCTCCATCACTATTGGGACAGCCATTGGGCACGAAATCAATGTCCATACTGTAAATAAGTGtatgcttatttattttggggagaaaaaaaagtatacataTAGTTGAGTCTCGTAGACATTTATTTATACTGTGTCATGTTTTATAATTTATACATAAAATGTCTGGTTGATTGTACACCTTGTTTTTTGAAGAAGTTTATTCGTTACGGGAAGAGCAGTGTTATTTATTGTGAGGTCTCTTGCTTGTAAagtaaagcttttcttttttcttgtgaacTATGAAAGTCCATTCCTTAAAACTTACCTAAAAAGATggtttcatctttttgttttattggggttatcttttttccactttaacAATCTTGCATGTTGGTTTCTGTTATGTTtatttattggatttttttcttgccagttCTGTACATAAAAGATCCCTCGGGTTTTTGTTTACAAGGAATCTTGACTGACCAAAAGGTGTTGTAACTGACTTAAATACACTTCCAGGGTGCAGTGAGGCGATCTTTAAGGAAACTTCTTCCACTTcacttttctctgcttctgatCATATCATTTCCTGATGTGATCTCAATGTGCTCAGCATATATACTGTACTTTAAGAATTCCAGACCCAAAGAAAAACGGATTATGAAGGTTGTTAATAGGTGCAGGGCTAACTGTAATAAGaataaaggttttattttatttttattcttttttttggtaacatGCATAGATGTTTATCAGGTGTTTCCTTTAAGATGGTCTTGCGGTACCACCttcaaagttttgttttcccaacCAGTGTGTCACTAAAAGTTATCAAAGCTTTATCAGTTCAAGTTTCTTGCTTTtcataatacttttttttctgatgcaattttatattttcaaacatgGCGAGTTAAatataaattcatttaaatatatagtTTTGTACTTTTCTACCATGTAAATGTGCAATGTATATAAAAGTTATAATgtgtatttgtaaataaatgatgagtgaaaaaataaaaaatggaattttcccTAGATGCAGTCCTCAGCTTTTGCTTGTAAAGGGTTCTGGTGCAAAGAAGACTTACTGGTAGTCAGGGGAATGGAAGCTGATGCCTAATGTAGCACTAAAGCACACTGGCTAAGGCCAGAGCTTTCTGCTAACTTAGATTCATGAAACTCCATTTTTCAGACAGACGCAACGTCTCCCATCTGTTGGtactacttcattttaaatccaAGTACTCTGATGGATAGGAAGAgattcagcatttttgtttccctccCCATCCTGAGAGTGAAATGTCTCATGCTTCTTGGACATCTTCAAATTGCATGTCTCTAGGAGGTTTTGAACACACATTTGAAATTTTGCTAAGATTCATATCAATGTTAGGGGGCTTGAAGTTGTATAATCATTTTAGATGACTAGTAGAAAGGGCAAATGATGGCCTAGTTGCCcaaattcaaaatgtttaacAACTACCacaacagacaaagaaaaaaatggtacatCACAGAGCACATTATCACTTGGAAATTCATTGCTCTTGAGAGTAAGGTTAattcagaaatttctgtttaGCAAACCAATATTCAGATTGGATACCCTTTTATAAGTCGATACCAATCCAGTGAACTCAGAGGAAAGGTAACAGACATGAGCACAGCAGGGATCAAAATCTTTTTGTATGTTCCCAGGGTTAGAGTTTTCTCTCAAATAAGGCTCCACTTGACAAAATTTCTCTTATCATGCTGCACAGAACTTAAGAAGGTACTTAAGCACCTTAGTAAGTAGTGTTTAAGCACTTTGCTGAGTTGGGGTTTGAGAGCAGAAATTAACttgctcattttgtttgaatatAAATCATGTTCCTGCTGTagtcttctgtgtgttttttacTACACAGTAAACTGTAATTTGTTAGGGATTGTTTAGCATTACCCAAAGCAAATATAATTTATTCATCTGTGAAGACTAGAGGCATGCATTCATAATATTATATTCAAAATGATAGCAAAGAAATTCTgcccttcctcttcctgttGCTTCGTTTAGACAAGTAGTCTCTGGAAGGAAGAGCATGATGAGAGGAGCAAAGAGAGCAGGATTTTAGTCTCCTGAGGGCAACAGAACCCAGAATAAAAGAGAACGGGGGCTAGAAGAACATAGGGATAGAAACAGACCCTATCAGCAAATCTCTTGGGGAACTAATAAACACATGACAATGAAATAGAGATGAAATGTTTAATAGATGTAGTGAGTATCAGAGGAGATTTTTCTCAAATTCAAATAGGTGCCAGCTACTTCATTGCCAAAAAAATGGCAACATTATAAGACTGCTTATAATTGTAAATAAATTTACATGTCTTTAAGAaagactgcagcagagcaggatttCTTTATAACTTTATGCCTTGCTTCACAAAATAACTTGGAGAAAGTCACTGATAGCAGAATTCGAAAAAGCATCAAAAATGCTAGGAAGCTATATTTacacatgtatatgtatatgaaaCGACACAAAAAATCTGTGTAAGGATTATCCTGATAAAATTATCTAAAAGTTCTGCTGCGGCATTttccattgctgctgctgtttttttacAGCTGAAATCTCAACACCTACTGGCAGCAAGCCTGCCTGCAATATACTGGTGAGGTACCTCTTAAGAGGCTTCATCAGGCAAACATCTTCGAAGTGCGCCTAACAGGCACCAACCTCAGCACAACAGCCCAGAGACTTCTAGAAATATATCCAGAGGTTGTGGCAGCACGACTGCCAGCGCTTTGCGTAACATCATTCTTGGAGATAAGGTGCTTGCTGGTGAAGCGGGAGATGCAGGTTCATCGCTTGTCTTCCTGAGGAGATCATTCCCACATCCACCATCAGCTCAGGAAGAAGCTCAGAACTGTCTGTCATGTCTCCTGAAGCCATACTTCTCTATCAGAGAGGAAGCAAGATTCATTGAGAGAGGATAATTTGCAACCTTAATGGGTGCTCCTTTTGAAGAGGAAGTCTTGGGTTCTGGCCCCAGGGGTTGCCTacacattttgcatttgtaattgAGTAACATACATAAATAATGCTTGAAGCAGAAGCCAGAATCCAGGTTgcctccccttttccttcccccagtACGTAAGCGCCTCCATCCTTGAGCTATGAAATCATGCTTAACCCTCTGCTTAAATCAAGATTACAAATCTCACATCTCTTTCTACACTGAGTCATAGTTACAACAGGAGAggctttacttttttcttccctctcttccagaGTTGTGTGTAGGGAACTTCCTGGGTGTAGAAATCTGATCTTAATTCCCTCAGTCCTAGTAAGATGCTGAATCTGTTTATTTCCAGTCCcagtcctttcttttcttttttcttttcttttttcttttcttttttcatttttcttttcttttcttttcttttcttttcttttcttttcttttcttttcttttcttttcttttcttttcttttcttttcttttcttttctttcctttcctttcctttcctttcctttcctttcctttcctttccttttctttcctttcctttcctttcctttcctttcctttcctttccttttcttttcttttcttttctttcttttaataggTGCATGAATGTGATTTCTAGCTCTGAAGCCATCTTGCATAAGCTTCTAAATCCAGAAGACAActagattttcagaaatatcagaaatttctcttcagtgttttctatcAGCTTGCATATGTATTCTCCTTACTGTAAATCACATTTCTGAAAACCCTCATTCACCATGGCATGTACCTGGATACCGAAAACCAGGCCTGAGAACTCCGTTCATAAATGCAGGCACTTAAACATCAGGCCCAGTAACATAGACTGAAGCTTGtatgtttgaaaacagaaaccaaTACTCTGGTACTTCAGTAAAATCAGCTCAATTCAAAGAGACTCAGCTTGAGACGTTTGAATGATAAGAATATTGCTTCTTAATCCTTGAGTCCCAGATGCATTTGTCCATGCAATACATACAAGTGAGCACTGACAATTCTGATCATACTCAAAAGCATTCCTGATAGCTTTGTCCACATGATAGACTTAAGAGCAATATAATGAAACTCTTTTGCACCTTTTAcctcttttcttgctttctgcctGCTAATGCACCTCACTAAAACTACATTCCAAGCCCCACAGCAAATTTCAAacagctgcctttttttttttctttttttatgacataaaaatgtttccttctttccctccaaaTGGGAATCAggtgaaattaaatttcagtatGCAGCACTGTTCTCTAGGCAGTGACATTTTACTATACAATGAATCACCGGCGCAGAAACATCTGTATCTTATCCCTTTGAAGAATGAGGATTCCATGCTTTCTGGTGAAGCAAAGCATTTGTACATAGATAAGAGGTTCACAAAGTATCAGATTTTAAATTTGTAAGTCCCTAAAGATAAggccattacatttttttgtttgatatttCTACAATTTCAAGGCATGTGAGACTCATTTGGCAGGGGTATAAAAAATTGTTAGCTCACAGTTTAACACTTTAATTTtacttgcttgcttttctgataGACTTAAACAAGTAATGGCCATTAATGGATGGATTTTGCTGATGCTTATTTACGATTACCTGTATAATTCAGCTTCATTACAACTAAGTAATGTGGCCAGTGAAATTATTATACAGTGAAGAAATATGGTGTGAAAGCAAGGTGAGAACCATCATGTTCAGAGGCTGATTTGGAGTTAAAACTAGATGGATGGCTCATTTTCTGCTCATTTGTAGATACTTTATTTTGAtctcttaaattttaaatgcatttgttcAACTTTGCCATGGGATTGAAGAGCACTGGTGTATCAGAAAACTAAGAAGGAGCTTCACACTTACTTTGATAACTACTCATCAGGTTTACTAAATGCGGTTACTGGATAATGAGTTTATAAAGGTGGTTCAGTGTAGAAGGGCCCCTGAATTTCCACATGTGCCAATCCATAACTGCATGAGAGCCTCCCAGTGCTTCCATAGAGGTCTATGGATACTCAGAACTCCCCCAAACTGAAACCATTGCATTCACATTCAAGAGCTAAATTCTACTCACCTGGATCTAaagattgctttatttttaaattaatcttgGAAGTATTCTTTATGGCATGCTAGTGGTTCACagcaaatgcagctttttttttttttttaaagcaatattaTCCTTATTATCTTATTTTAAGTTTCAAGCACTTTTAAGAAACACTTGAACTACAAGGATGATGTTGATGTGTGGCCATTGTTAGAAATTCATATGTGATATGGGTATGTTCTACTATTTGATTTTTGAATTAGAAGCATTGCTATGAAATCATAGGGCAACTAATATAAATAAAGCACAGAGTTATGCAAGTCCttaaacaacacagaaaaaagtaaCACATGACAAGATAACCCAGCAGATGTCCACTGGAATGCTCAGGGTCTGGAGCACTTGCCACACAGTCTGAACAGGGCTGCTTCTTCCCAGAGAGGGGAAGACTTGGGGGCAGTCTTCTATCTACAAGAAGGTCATTGAGACAGTGGAGCCAAGACTGAGCAGTGTGTGGTGGCAGGACAAGAGACAGCAGGCATAAGATTAGACAAGAGAAGTTAATACTAGTTATAAAGGAAGCCTCTTTCTCTATGAGGAGAATCCAGAAGATGACCTCCtgacatcccttccaacctgaatgataTTGTGAAGAGGTAAGTccacttatttttaagaattacaGGCTCCAAAATCAGAATGGAatgttcagtttaaaaaaaaaaaaaattccctgaGGAAATATTCATGGAACCATATCACCACAGCTGTTGGAAGCAACTGTCAGGAGGAAAACAGACTATTCCTTCTTTAATATGTCTTTCCTTTACATGGTCCTTAAGTGATCCTAAAATTCCTCATAAATGCTATTTTCCCATTGATTTTAGTGAAACTGTTTTGCTGTGCAGTGAGGGCTGTACCTATTCAgtagaatatttatttcatgtgGAGTagaatgcagaaacaaaagtgtCTGCCTGTATTTTTAGGtgaaaacaagtaaataagATGAAAGAGTGAAGTAGTTAAAATGCAACTTTAAACTATTGTATTGTTCAGatctgcaacattttttttaggACTAACAACAATTTTTGAGAAGACACAATAACAAGTACAAGCTAGATTGGTCAAGacagcaaggaaagcaaaaagaaccCCAAGGCAAGACACTTGGAAAAATAATGGATAATGCCCACTGGAGCAACTAAAAAGAGCCCTGCAGGGATTGTTCCCATAATCTTTTCCCACATACAGATGGTTTAGTTAGAGCaattcaaatctttttttcaaatagtgACTCCACCAAAACTGCAAAAAGCTTAGAATGCTTGGCATAAAAGATATACAAATATTGAGTATTTCCACATTTGGACTCaaacttcagagaaattaattttcattcacTTTAGGGGAAAGGACAAATGACTTTGTCTGTCTCTATAAAGATACAGACACAGAGCTCCAAATTTAAGTAGCCCACAAACTTGAGAGTTGTACTTCCCAACCCAGCATGCCTGGAAGCTGTGACAATTCATTTATTAATCTCCCCAGCATTCTCCACTTGCGGGCTCTGATGGAACTTTAGTCTTAAATTGAAAGGCACTTGCCACTGTCAGCAACCTAGCAAGCAGCACCACGTGTGCTGGTGGAGTGTAATCTAGCCAGGGCCCACAGCAGAACTCGATCAAAAACCTAATTTCCTATCCGGTGGAAAGTACTGGCCATGAACTGAAGGGTTAAACTGCAGCCAGTTTGTGGCAAAGGTAGCACAACATCTAGGCTTGAGGTATTACAGTGTCTTCATTTGGATGCATTTCACAAATATGCTGCAAATTAGTATGTAAATGCTTATCTTATACTGCAAAAAATATGTGCAGAGGCTCATTAAAGTGCATTTTTAGAGCCACAGATTCAGATGTGTACGTAGGACCTTACAGATGCTTGCTTGGGAGCAGAACTCACCGTGGCATCTCAAGTCTCCTCATTAACTAATGAACCGGATCTAGACAATTCTTttctgggaaacaaaaaaaagtgaggaagtTACAGTTTATaagattttctcttctttcttttttttttttttttttcctaacaatgAGACATCCCATatggagggagagggagaagcaaTGGAAAAGCATCatagcaagaaaaatgaaaaaaaagagagagaaggacaGAATAAAGGCTCCAGGAAAAGAGTGCAAGAATgtagagaaacaaaaccatacTAAAAGTTGTAGTTGAAgaatcacacacaaaaaacccatTACTATCAACCCCTCCGATGCAAAGGCAGTGCTATGAACTCTGAAGTGCCCTCTACTGGTATGTCTTGTATTAACTTCCCGTGCTCCTTGGAGTCCGCCATGGGACATACGAAACTCAAGTTATATCTTTTCATCTGCCTCTGATTTTTTTGAGACTTCGAGTAACACCTTAACAGAACAATATGCTAGTCTCCTCACCGTAAAATGAAGATACTAAGATTTCATAATCTCTATGATTTCATGACTTGTGCAAAGCTCCTTGAGATCTAATGGTAGAAAGTTCTGCAAGAGCATTAAGAACATTCAGAGCTTCATCTCCATGTCCAAACACGGCACTCCAgtagaaaagtttaaaaaatgaagttggaggcacagaagaaaaggagaacagagaagagcagagaaagaagaaggcAGGGTAAAGACCAGTAGGAGTTAAACAGGAGGAGAGTTGATAGAATGTACTGCAAGTGATTAATTGCTAAGAACAATACAATTTACACTGCAGTTTTAGCAGATGTGTGTGTTGCTCCAGCTGTGGGAACAGCACACTCTCCAGATCTTGTTTCTGACACACAGTAACTGTGAACTCTATTATGtgcaaataataaatttaaGCAGCACCTCCGACATATGAATGAGCAAGGAAAAGAGGGTCATATTTTC from Numida meleagris isolate 19003 breed g44 Domestic line chromosome Z, NumMel1.0, whole genome shotgun sequence encodes:
- the FST gene encoding follistatin isoform X1, which gives rise to MLDQRIHPGMLVLLMFLYHFMEDHTAQAGNCWLRQARNGRCQVLYKTDLSKEECCKSGRLTTSWTEEDVNDNTLFKWMIFNGGAPNCIPCKETCENVDCGPGKKCKMNKKNKPRCVCAPDCSNITWKGPVCGLDGKTYRNECALLKARCKEQPELEVQYQGKCKKTCRDVLCPGSSTCVVDQTNNAYCVTCNRICPEPTSPEQYLCGNDGITYASACHLRKATCLLGRSIGLAYEGKCIKAKSCEDIQCSAGKKCLWDFKVGRGRCALCDELCPESKSDEAVCASDNTTYPSECAMKEAACSMGVLLEVKHSGSCNSINEDPEEEEEDDDQDYSFPISSILEW
- the FST gene encoding follistatin isoform X2 yields the protein MLDQRIHPGMLVLLMFLYHFMEDHTAQAGNCWLRQARNGRCQVLYKTDLSKEECCKSGRLTTSWTEEDVNDNTLFKWMIFNGGAPNCIPCKETCENVDCGPGKKCKMNKKNKPRCVCAPDCSNITWKGPVCGLDGKTYRNECALLKARCKEQPELEVQYQGKCKKTCRDVLCPGSSTCVVDQTNNAYCVTCNRICPEPTSPEQYLCGNDGITYASACHLRKATCLLGRSIGLAYEGKCIKAKSCEDIQCSAGKKCLWDFKVGRGRCALCDELCPESKSDEAVCASDNTTYPSECAMKEAACSMGVLLEVKHSGSCN